The proteins below are encoded in one region of Triticum aestivum cultivar Chinese Spring chromosome 1B, IWGSC CS RefSeq v2.1, whole genome shotgun sequence:
- the LOC123086991 gene encoding uncharacterized protein yields MAKLMGLCFIILTIGVAVSADECEGDRQAMIKECAKYQKWPANPKIDPSDACCAVWQKANIPCLCAGVTKEKEKIYCMEKVGYVANFCKKPFPHGYKCGSYTFPPLA; encoded by the exons ATGGCGAAACTCATGGGCTTATGTTTCATCATCCTCACTATTGGGGTAGCCGTCTCGGCTGATGAATGTGAGGGTGACCGACAGGCCATGATCAAAGAGTGTGCTAAGTACCAAAAGTGGCCAGCAAATCCGAAGATAGATCCGTCGGACGCATGCTGCGCCGTGTGGCAAAAGGCAAACATCCCATGCCTTTGCGCTGGTGTCACCAAGGAGAAAGAGAAGATATATTGTATGGAGAAGGTTGGCTACGTTGCCAATTTCTGCAAGAAGCCGTTCCCACATGGCTACAAGTGCGGAA GTTACACATTCCCTCCTCTGGCGTAG